The Thomasclavelia ramosa DSM 1402 genome includes a region encoding these proteins:
- a CDS encoding PTS sugar transporter subunit IIA, with protein sequence MFKFMNKQDGGIVSPIDGKCINIEDVPDKVFSTRMMGDGFAIIPSDNIVVSPVDGIIVMIPNSKHAFGIKTRSGVEILVHVGLDTVNLKGRGFEIFVKVGDKVKKNMPILKFDDNIMDEMNIDKTTMVIFTAGYNQSIKLECYDREVHRGDTLIK encoded by the coding sequence ATGTTTAAATTTATGAATAAACAAGATGGAGGAATTGTTTCACCAATAGATGGAAAATGTATAAATATAGAGGATGTTCCAGATAAAGTATTTTCAACAAGAATGATGGGTGATGGCTTTGCAATTATTCCATCAGATAATATTGTTGTTTCACCTGTTGATGGAATAATTGTTATGATACCAAATAGTAAACATGCATTTGGAATTAAAACTAGAAGTGGGGTTGAAATATTAGTACACGTTGGTTTGGATACTGTAAACTTAAAAGGTAGAGGATTTGAGATATTTGTCAAAGTTGGCGATAAGGTAAAGAAGAATATGCCTATATTAAAATTTGATGATAATATTATGGATGAAATGAATATAGATAAAACAACTATGGTTATATTTACAGCAGGTTATAATCAAAGTATAAAATTAGAATGTTATGATAGGGAAGTTCATAGAGGAGATACTTTGATTAAATAG